A region of Gloeocapsa sp. PCC 73106 DNA encodes the following proteins:
- a CDS encoding DUF790 family protein: MLPSDLLIYRYQGETVVPKRVALNQSNIDLAREHIDCVESALGNTQGELNEKLLKLEGDHPDYRFRRGLAHLLKNQFCSFEIVSPIDPQELRQKVFAYSARQATIPLYRSSALEAIAFELTQQLHKTVLPQEIETGLYADLLENRKLTQFETPTPEALLHLYNLGQVQGIFYRASGIIINAHRNDPGEYKLLFRYLKLFQLMAYIEGDADTGFTITIDGPTSLFKPSTRYGLALAKLIPALLHVKSWSLIATLQTRDYYTNQLKTGRFTLDDLCGLVSHYPPGQAYDSMLEASFAQRWLKTKTQWRLEREVDLIPIPGSVMIPDFRLVHSDGREFLLEIVGYWRPEYLQKKFAQVRKAEKDNLILAVSERLNLTKAGVNLTNLPAQIIWFKDKLSPQSVLAVLEP, from the coding sequence ATGTTACCTAGTGATTTACTGATTTATCGCTATCAGGGTGAAACGGTAGTCCCCAAACGAGTAGCTTTGAATCAAAGTAATATCGACCTAGCAAGAGAACATATAGATTGTGTTGAGAGTGCTTTGGGTAATACCCAGGGAGAATTAAACGAGAAATTACTGAAACTAGAGGGAGATCATCCAGATTATCGTTTCAGAAGAGGGTTAGCACATCTACTCAAAAATCAATTTTGTAGCTTTGAAATTGTTAGTCCGATAGATCCCCAAGAACTACGTCAGAAAGTCTTTGCTTATAGCGCGCGTCAAGCTACTATTCCCTTGTATAGGAGTTCAGCTTTAGAAGCGATCGCCTTTGAGTTAACTCAACAACTCCATAAAACCGTTTTACCCCAGGAAATCGAAACGGGTTTATACGCGGACCTACTAGAAAATCGTAAATTGACGCAGTTTGAAACTCCCACACCCGAAGCATTGCTACATCTGTATAATCTCGGTCAAGTACAGGGTATTTTCTATCGTGCTAGTGGAATTATCATTAACGCTCATCGCAACGATCCAGGGGAATATAAGCTGCTGTTTCGTTATCTGAAACTCTTTCAACTAATGGCTTATATCGAGGGAGATGCAGACACAGGGTTTACAATTACCATCGATGGACCTACTAGTTTATTTAAACCGAGTACTCGCTATGGATTAGCTTTAGCTAAATTGATTCCCGCTTTACTCCACGTCAAAAGCTGGAGTTTAATCGCAACTTTACAAACTCGTGATTACTACACCAATCAGTTAAAAACAGGGAGGTTTACTCTAGACGATCTCTGTGGTTTAGTGAGTCACTATCCCCCCGGTCAAGCCTATGATAGTATGCTTGAAGCTTCCTTTGCCCAACGCTGGTTAAAAACTAAGACTCAATGGCGTTTAGAGAGAGAGGTAGATTTAATTCCCATACCTGGAAGCGTGATGATTCCCGATTTTCGCTTAGTTCATTCCGATGGACGCGAGTTTTTACTGGAAATTGTGGGTTATTGGCGACCAGAATACTTACAGAAAAAATTTGCTCAAGTGCGCAAAGCTGAAAAAGATAACTTAATTCTCGCGGTATCGGAGCGTTTAAATTTAACCAAAGCGGGAGTTAATCTGACTAATCTTCCTGCTCAGATCATCTGGTTCAAAGATAAGTTATCTCCTCAAAGTGTTTTAGCTGTTTTAGAGCCGTAG
- a CDS encoding DUF1611 domain-containing protein, with protein MRIRAEHRVAILLHEGIMSGYGKTGLAYLRYGLASVVAIIDSQTAGQSLSALTGIDRNIPIVADVKAALTYGPEILIIGIAPSGGSLPESWQQEITSAIQAGLSIANGLHTPLGTGVDNLQPHQWIWDIRQAPENIPIGKGRAGLLSGERILTVGTDMGVGKMSVGLELHRYAQKKGINSQFLATGQGGMMIAGTGIPLDAIKVDFAAGAVEQMVLAAKDYPWLIIEGQGSLLHPGSTATLPLIRGSQPTALILVHRAGQTNIRDVPEVLIPPLPEVIKLYEMVASVSRTTHSPKVQAIALNTASLDYAEAQRAIDTVAQATNLPCNDVVRFGADIILQVLQNYPKLL; from the coding sequence ATGCGCATTAGAGCTGAACATCGCGTTGCCATTTTACTACATGAAGGTATCATGAGTGGTTACGGTAAAACTGGACTAGCTTATCTACGTTACGGTTTAGCTTCAGTAGTAGCGATTATCGACTCTCAAACAGCAGGACAATCCCTAAGCGCTTTAACGGGGATTGATCGCAATATACCCATAGTAGCTGATGTAAAAGCTGCTCTAACCTATGGTCCAGAAATTCTGATCATTGGTATTGCACCCTCTGGAGGAAGCTTACCCGAGAGTTGGCAACAGGAAATAACAAGTGCGATCCAAGCAGGTTTATCTATCGCCAATGGGTTACACACACCCCTAGGGACAGGTGTAGATAATTTGCAACCCCATCAATGGATTTGGGATATTCGTCAAGCACCAGAAAACATCCCTATCGGAAAAGGACGAGCAGGATTGCTTTCGGGAGAAAGAATTCTCACTGTTGGTACGGATATGGGCGTGGGGAAAATGTCCGTAGGTCTCGAATTACATAGATATGCTCAAAAAAAAGGCATAAATAGTCAATTTCTCGCCACCGGACAGGGGGGAATGATGATCGCCGGGACGGGTATCCCTCTAGATGCGATTAAGGTAGATTTTGCCGCGGGTGCTGTAGAACAGATGGTTTTAGCTGCTAAAGACTATCCTTGGCTAATTATCGAAGGTCAGGGTTCTTTACTTCATCCTGGGTCAACTGCTACTCTCCCTCTAATCCGGGGAAGTCAACCCACAGCTTTAATTCTCGTACATCGCGCGGGTCAAACTAATATCCGCGACGTACCGGAAGTATTAATTCCCCCTTTACCGGAAGTGATTAAGCTCTATGAAATGGTGGCTAGTGTGAGTAGAACTACTCATAGTCCTAAGGTTCAGGCGATCGCTCTCAATACAGCGAGCTTAGATTACGCAGAAGCCCAAAGAGCTATAGATACTGTAGCACAAGCTACCAATTTACCCTGTAACGATGTAGTTAGGTTTGGCGCTGATATAATCTTACAAGTTTTACAGAATTATCCGAAACTTCTTTAA
- a CDS encoding type II toxin-antitoxin system HicB family antitoxin, with amino-acid sequence MNPNSLNIDTRSSCKRSYDVLIEHQADGGVSATVLGWQDCQAQASTKEEALNTLRQLIDARLQNTEIVSLEIDLPQSEHPWMRFAGMFKDDADFEQVLADITHYREEVDQEAEEEYLRHLDDGEES; translated from the coding sequence ATGAATCCCAATTCTTTGAACATTGACACTCGTTCATCATGCAAGCGTAGTTATGATGTGCTAATTGAACATCAAGCCGATGGAGGAGTCAGCGCAACAGTGTTAGGTTGGCAAGATTGTCAAGCACAGGCTTCTACAAAAGAAGAAGCTTTAAATACCCTACGTCAGTTAATCGACGCACGTCTGCAAAATACAGAAATTGTTTCCCTAGAAATTGACTTACCTCAATCAGAACATCCTTGGATGCGTTTTGCCGGTATGTTCAAAGACGATGCTGATTTTGAGCAAGTGTTAGCCGATATTACCCATTATCGAGAGGAAGTTGACCAGGAAGCCGAAGAAGAATACTTGCGTCATCTTGACGATGGTGAGGAGAGTTAG
- a CDS encoding type II toxin-antitoxin system VapC family toxin — translation MIRYILDTDHISLFQREHPLVTQRVKATPPQEMAVTVITFEEQLYGRLNRIRRATTAEALVSAYAKLRYTPLTERNSRYAQSTRF, via the coding sequence GTGATTCGGTACATTCTTGATACAGATCATATCTCTCTTTTTCAACGAGAACATCCACTGGTGACTCAACGAGTCAAGGCTACTCCTCCTCAAGAAATGGCGGTGACAGTCATTACCTTCGAAGAGCAACTCTATGGACGATTGAATCGAATTCGCCGAGCTACCACAGCCGAGGCATTGGTATCAGCCTATGCTAAGCTGCGCTATACACCTCTCACTGAAAGGAATAGTCGTTACGCGCAATCAACAAGATTTTAG
- a CDS encoding ABC transporter permease translates to MNLLDSSFWALLYKEFKQVFKNRAFIILLTIPPTIQIIVYGFVLSPEVSNLKLGVVDYANVTESRELIQVMTSNSLFNLSANLTSEKELTRLVEEGKLNVGVIIPPEFPRQLTNNQATLQIFIDGVNANSAGLAQSYLRQIIQQYNLQLQNQNTLPVSPQVVFLYNKGLTSSWFFVPGAIGLILNTITMIVASITVVREKDMGTWEQLLMTPSTGWQILLAKIMPLTLVLLGNLLLALTISRLLFDLPIRGNIFLFFALSALYIMVIISLGFLLATISNSQQQVVLMSFFVNQPMVQMAGVLSPIEAMPSFFQFLSLFNPLSYYTTISRGILLRGVGLNALWPHALALLAFLAIFLSLAVKRILSKQ, encoded by the coding sequence ATGAATCTTTTAGATAGTTCATTCTGGGCTTTACTCTACAAAGAATTTAAGCAAGTTTTCAAAAATAGAGCTTTTATTATTCTACTCACTATTCCTCCTACGATACAGATAATAGTTTATGGATTTGTCCTGAGTCCTGAAGTAAGTAATTTGAAATTAGGAGTTGTCGACTATGCTAATGTCACTGAAAGTAGAGAATTAATTCAGGTAATGACCTCTAATTCTCTGTTTAACCTCTCGGCTAATTTAACGAGTGAAAAAGAGTTAACTCGTCTAGTAGAAGAGGGAAAATTAAACGTAGGAGTAATTATTCCCCCGGAATTTCCCCGCCAACTAACTAATAATCAAGCTACTCTGCAAATATTTATAGATGGTGTTAACGCCAATTCAGCGGGTTTAGCCCAGAGTTATCTTAGACAAATCATTCAACAGTATAATTTACAATTACAAAATCAAAATACTCTCCCAGTTTCACCTCAAGTTGTTTTTCTTTACAATAAAGGACTTACGAGTAGTTGGTTTTTTGTTCCAGGGGCGATCGGTTTAATCCTCAACACCATCACTATGATAGTAGCTTCAATCACTGTGGTGCGGGAAAAAGATATGGGAACTTGGGAGCAACTTTTGATGACTCCTTCGACTGGTTGGCAGATTTTGTTGGCGAAAATTATGCCTCTAACTTTGGTATTATTGGGAAACTTGCTATTAGCTTTAACTATATCAAGACTGTTATTTGATCTGCCTATACGTGGTAATATTTTTCTCTTTTTTGCTCTTTCTGCTCTCTATATTATGGTGATCATTAGTTTAGGATTTTTGTTAGCAACAATTTCTAATTCCCAGCAGCAAGTGGTTTTAATGTCTTTTTTCGTCAATCAACCCATGGTACAGATGGCGGGTGTGCTAAGTCCCATAGAAGCGATGCCCAGTTTTTTCCAATTTCTCTCGCTTTTTAATCCTTTGAGCTATTATACTACTATTTCTAGGGGTATTTTACTCAGGGGAGTGGGTTTAAACGCATTATGGCCCCACGCTCTAGCTTTATTGGCTTTTTTGGCGATATTTCTGAGTCTAGCTGTTAAAAGAATTCTGAGTAAACAGTAA
- a CDS encoding dipeptide epimerase — protein sequence MQISFDSFTVHKRFPLTISRGTTSQTTNFWIRIEAEGVEGWGEASNCGDISEEVAEISPQLEIFQPWERQKISEFLAEVPISTSFKAALDVALYDWLGKKVGLPLWRLWGLDFSRIVPISVTIGINTPDIAQQRVQDWGKIIDIQLLKVKLGNPEGIAADQEMLLAIRKIVPQIPLTVDANGGWSLSDAIAMCQWLAPLGVKYVEQPLAVGEESNLFQLRQASPLPIFVDESCNDSCDLLRLASDIDGVNLKLMKAGSLSEIMGMIQIARALDKQIMYGCYSDSSLANTAMSHLSPLADYLDLDSHLNLVDDPFVGAKVTAGKLLPPDSPGLGVEYHAH from the coding sequence ATGCAAATATCATTTGACTCGTTTACAGTTCATAAACGCTTTCCACTGACGATTAGTCGCGGTACTACTTCCCAAACTACTAATTTTTGGATTCGCATAGAAGCGGAGGGAGTAGAGGGTTGGGGAGAAGCTTCTAACTGCGGGGATATTTCTGAAGAAGTTGCAGAGATATCGCCTCAACTAGAAATATTCCAACCTTGGGAAAGACAAAAAATTAGCGAGTTTTTAGCTGAAGTACCAATTTCCACCTCTTTTAAAGCAGCTCTTGATGTAGCTTTATACGATTGGTTGGGGAAAAAAGTCGGTTTACCTCTGTGGCGTTTATGGGGATTAGATTTTAGCAGAATAGTGCCAATTTCAGTAACTATTGGTATTAATACCCCGGACATCGCCCAGCAACGCGTTCAAGATTGGGGAAAAATTATTGATATACAACTATTAAAGGTAAAATTGGGTAATCCCGAGGGAATAGCGGCGGATCAAGAGATGCTACTCGCTATTCGGAAAATAGTACCCCAAATACCCCTTACCGTAGACGCTAACGGTGGTTGGAGTTTAAGTGACGCGATCGCCATGTGTCAATGGTTAGCTCCCCTGGGTGTAAAATACGTAGAACAACCTCTAGCTGTAGGGGAAGAGTCAAACCTCTTCCAACTTAGACAAGCATCTCCTCTACCCATCTTCGTCGACGAAAGTTGCAATGATAGTTGTGACTTATTGCGTTTAGCTTCAGATATCGATGGTGTCAATCTCAAACTGATGAAAGCCGGTAGCTTGAGTGAAATCATGGGTATGATTCAAATCGCTCGAGCTTTGGATAAACAAATCATGTACGGGTGTTATTCTGATAGTAGTCTAGCCAACACAGCTATGTCTCATCTAAGTCCTTTAGCCGATTATTTAGACTTAGATAGTCATCTTAACCTAGTTGATGATCCTTTTGTCGGGGCTAAAGTAACAGCAGGCAAATTATTACCACCCGATTCTCCAGGTTTAGGAGTAGAATACCATGCGCATTAG
- a CDS encoding Uma2 family endonuclease produces the protein MKTLAKWTVEDYHRLIETGLLNQRRVELIAGEIIEMSPEGPLHAFVTEGFAKYLQALLQEMALVREAHPITLADSELEPDLAICKLPRQQYKICHPQPSDIFWLIEISQTTLNYDLSEKKQIYAKAGIQEYWVVDVNKSQIYVFRQPQEDNYQASSTIREGFIIPLAFPHIEVLVEKFWS, from the coding sequence ATGAAAACCTTAGCCAAATGGACAGTAGAAGACTATCATCGCCTGATCGAAACTGGACTTCTCAATCAGCGTCGGGTGGAACTCATCGCTGGGGAAATTATTGAGATGTCTCCCGAAGGACCCCTTCATGCTTTCGTAACTGAAGGCTTTGCTAAGTACTTACAAGCTCTATTGCAAGAGATGGCTTTAGTTCGCGAAGCTCACCCCATCACTCTAGCCGATTCTGAGCTTGAACCCGATCTAGCTATCTGCAAATTGCCCCGACAACAATATAAAATTTGCCATCCCCAACCCTCGGATATTTTCTGGTTGATTGAAATTTCTCAAACAACTTTAAACTATGACCTGAGTGAGAAGAAACAAATTTACGCAAAAGCAGGGATTCAAGAGTATTGGGTGGTGGATGTCAACAAGTCGCAAATTTACGTTTTTCGACAACCCCAAGAAGATAACTATCAAGCTTCATCAACGATTAGGGAAGGATTTATTATTCCCCTTGCTTTTCCCCATATTGAGGTGTTGGTAGAAAAGTTTTGGTCTTAA
- a CDS encoding PEP-CTERM sorting domain-containing protein produces the protein MNVKQLKESLGLLSLSLLFSLTSPAAQAMGIIFTHQGSGTGTLDGVPFGPADFVITGIGDTDNRENISSSVFSIDHDSASIDLNGLGSFDFITTTRTFLNGDSNTPGFSRSGIDGTDLFNGPSDSAFNGYDLLSSIGPITGSGDLLQWTLSDVVTDGGILVFDSNDTVITTFQATLVPEPITILGSLLVFSITGLVKRKSRSN, from the coding sequence ATGAATGTCAAGCAATTAAAAGAGTCTTTGGGTCTTCTTAGTTTAAGTCTGTTATTTTCATTAACTTCTCCTGCAGCACAAGCTATGGGAATTATTTTTACACATCAAGGTTCTGGAACAGGGACACTTGATGGAGTTCCTTTTGGTCCTGCTGATTTTGTAATTACTGGTATAGGTGATACAGATAATAGAGAAAACATAAGCTCAAGTGTTTTTTCTATTGACCATGACAGTGCTTCAATTGATCTAAATGGCTTGGGAAGCTTTGATTTTATAACTACGACTAGAACTTTTTTAAATGGTGATAGTAATACTCCAGGATTTAGTCGAAGCGGTATTGATGGTACTGATTTATTTAATGGTCCCTCTGATAGTGCTTTCAATGGCTATGATTTATTAAGCTCTATTGGTCCTATAACTGGTAGTGGTGATTTATTACAGTGGACGCTTTCTGATGTTGTTACTGATGGTGGAATATTAGTATTTGATAGTAATGATACTGTAATTACTACTTTCCAAGCTACTCTAGTTCCAGAACCTATTACAATTTTGGGGAGTTTACTAGTTTTTAGTATTACTGGTTTAGTAAAACGCAAATCTCGCTCTAATTAA
- a CDS encoding TolC family protein, giving the protein MLNFGKLFKFSVVGFLLYAGCPLAQELPESTPIDPGVESQVNENPPPSGIEPSANPLLFPTNPEEVNVQEVIPITLQQALDVGLRNNKDVEIARLELERSQSQLREAQAALYPTLDFNSEVEYSKDPSIKISNERFLTEREIDTTAGIGTIELSFDIYDGGNRGATIRRQRQSLRSSQLNVETVVEETRFNITQNYYELQNADAQVAIAQAAVEDGSQSLRDAQLREQAGLGTRFDVLQAEVDLANASQGLTTAISEQRTARRALVETLNLGQTVELSAADEIQEAGEWGLNLDQSIVLAYQNRAELERLLLEREIGAENRQIALAEVRPNLSVFANYNFLDDDLGDEIGVKDGYAVGGRLRWRLFDGGRASARAKQADRDIEIAESRFTQQRNQIRLEVETAFFDLLSNDENIGTAQTAVVTADERLRLARLRFQAGVGTQTEVIDAQRDLTEARGNFLQAVIGYNQSLNSLQRAVSNLPDNQLFRVR; this is encoded by the coding sequence ATGTTAAATTTTGGTAAATTGTTTAAATTTAGTGTGGTAGGTTTTTTACTATACGCGGGTTGCCCTCTAGCTCAGGAACTACCTGAATCTACCCCAATTGATCCTGGAGTAGAATCCCAAGTCAACGAAAATCCACCTCCGTCAGGGATTGAACCCAGTGCTAACCCACTGCTATTTCCCACCAATCCCGAGGAAGTAAATGTACAAGAAGTTATTCCAATTACACTACAACAAGCTCTAGATGTAGGACTACGCAATAACAAAGACGTAGAAATAGCAAGATTGGAATTAGAGCGCTCACAATCTCAATTAAGAGAAGCTCAAGCCGCCCTATATCCTACTCTTGATTTTAACTCGGAGGTAGAATACTCTAAAGATCCCTCGATTAAAATCAGTAACGAGAGATTTTTGACTGAAAGAGAAATAGATACTACAGCAGGTATTGGCACCATCGAACTCAGCTTCGATATCTACGATGGAGGAAATCGGGGTGCTACTATTCGCAGACAAAGACAAAGCCTACGCTCTAGTCAGTTGAATGTGGAAACCGTAGTCGAAGAAACTCGCTTTAATATCACCCAAAATTACTACGAGTTGCAAAATGCCGACGCACAGGTAGCGATCGCTCAAGCTGCAGTAGAAGACGGCAGTCAAAGTTTACGAGACGCTCAATTACGAGAACAAGCGGGCTTAGGTACTCGCTTTGACGTACTCCAAGCGGAGGTAGATTTAGCTAACGCCAGTCAAGGCTTAACCACAGCGATCTCTGAACAACGCACAGCCAGACGCGCTCTCGTCGAAACTCTCAATCTTGGTCAAACTGTTGAGCTTTCCGCCGCCGATGAAATTCAAGAAGCGGGGGAGTGGGGATTAAACCTAGATCAAAGCATCGTCTTAGCGTATCAAAATAGAGCAGAATTAGAGAGATTATTGCTAGAAAGAGAAATTGGCGCCGAAAACAGACAGATCGCTCTAGCGGAAGTGCGTCCTAACTTGAGTGTATTTGCTAACTACAATTTTCTCGATGATGATTTGGGAGATGAGATCGGCGTTAAAGATGGTTACGCGGTTGGCGGTAGATTGCGTTGGCGTTTATTCGACGGTGGTAGAGCTTCTGCACGAGCAAAACAAGCCGATCGAGATATTGAAATCGCCGAGAGTCGCTTTACCCAACAACGCAATCAAATCCGTTTAGAAGTGGAGACGGCTTTCTTTGACTTGCTCTCCAATGACGAAAACATCGGTACAGCCCAAACCGCTGTAGTTACCGCAGACGAGCGACTCAGATTAGCCCGTTTACGCTTTCAAGCAGGTGTCGGTACTCAAACCGAAGTTATTGACGCTCAGCGCGATTTAACCGAAGCTAGAGGTAATTTCTTGCAAGCGGTGATTGGTTACAACCAGTCTCTCAACAGTCTCCAAAGAGCGGTTAGTAATCTTCCCGATAACCAGTTGTTCCGAGTTCGTTAA
- a CDS encoding nucleoside deaminase produces the protein MTYALNLADIALKSGEVPVGAVIVDAEGKLIAQAANRKEKTKNPTAHAEMLAITQASQSLDTWRLEDCTLYVTLEPCPMCTGAIIQARLGLLVYGVDDPKTGAVRSVLNLPDSNCSNHRLRVLAGIKESACREQLQSWFAQLRL, from the coding sequence ATGACCTACGCTCTCAATCTCGCCGATATAGCTCTAAAATCAGGTGAAGTACCCGTGGGCGCGGTAATCGTAGATGCTGAAGGAAAATTAATCGCTCAAGCGGCTAATCGGAAAGAAAAAACGAAAAATCCCACCGCTCACGCGGAAATGCTCGCTATTACTCAAGCTAGCCAAAGTTTAGACACTTGGCGCTTAGAAGATTGTACCCTGTACGTAACTTTAGAACCTTGTCCTATGTGTACGGGTGCAATTATCCAAGCACGTCTAGGATTACTGGTTTATGGCGTAGATGACCCTAAAACAGGAGCAGTGCGCAGCGTTCTTAATCTTCCCGACAGCAATTGCTCTAATCATCGTCTACGGGTATTAGCAGGGATTAAAGAATCGGCTTGTAGAGAACAACTACAGTCTTGGTTTGCACAACTACGGCTCTAA
- the leuB gene encoding 3-isopropylmalate dehydrogenase — MTQKYSITLLPGDGIGPEIMASTVLVLQAIAPKFDLELDFQEALIGGAAIDATGSPLPEATLETCRQSDAVLLAAIGGYQWDNLPRQQRPETGLLGLRQGLGLFANLRPATIFPQLIEASTLKPEVITGVDIMVVRELTGGIYFGQPKGIFTSETQKKRGVNTMAYHEEEIDRIAKVAFEIAQKRNKKLCSVDKANVLDVSQLWRDRVTAMAPLYPDVELSHLYVDNAAMQLIRNPRQFDTIVTGNLFGDILSDEAAMLTGSIGMLPSASLGAKGPGVFEPVHGSAPDIAGQDLANPLAQVLSAAMMLRYGLNQDEAATTIEKAVWNVLEKGIRTGDIMSDGMKKVGCQAMGAALLEVI, encoded by the coding sequence ATGACTCAAAAATATTCTATTACTTTACTTCCCGGAGATGGTATCGGTCCGGAAATTATGGCGAGTACTGTGCTAGTACTCCAAGCCATAGCACCAAAATTTGACTTAGAATTAGATTTTCAAGAAGCACTCATTGGGGGTGCAGCTATTGACGCCACAGGATCGCCTTTACCAGAAGCAACCCTAGAGACTTGTCGTCAGAGTGACGCGGTCTTATTAGCCGCGATTGGTGGTTATCAATGGGATAATTTACCCCGTCAGCAACGACCAGAAACGGGTTTACTCGGACTTAGACAGGGTTTGGGATTATTTGCTAATCTGCGCCCTGCTACCATTTTTCCCCAGTTAATAGAGGCTTCTACCCTCAAACCAGAGGTAATCACTGGAGTGGATATTATGGTGGTAAGAGAGCTGACTGGGGGTATTTATTTTGGTCAACCTAAGGGGATTTTTACCTCTGAAACTCAGAAAAAGCGCGGTGTCAACACGATGGCTTACCATGAGGAAGAAATCGATCGCATCGCTAAAGTAGCGTTTGAAATTGCCCAAAAGAGAAATAAAAAATTATGCTCCGTCGATAAAGCAAATGTACTAGATGTGTCCCAATTATGGCGCGATCGCGTCACCGCAATGGCTCCTCTTTACCCCGATGTAGAATTATCCCATCTTTACGTAGATAACGCGGCGATGCAACTAATTCGTAATCCGCGTCAGTTCGATACCATCGTCACAGGGAATCTCTTTGGGGATATTCTCTCCGATGAAGCTGCTATGTTGACCGGTAGTATAGGTATGTTACCTTCTGCCAGTTTAGGAGCAAAAGGTCCCGGTGTCTTTGAACCAGTACACGGTTCAGCCCCAGATATAGCGGGTCAAGATTTAGCTAATCCCCTAGCTCAAGTACTAAGCGCGGCTATGATGTTACGTTATGGTTTGAATCAGGACGAAGCCGCCACAACGATAGAAAAAGCGGTCTGGAATGTACTAGAGAAGGGAATTCGCACCGGAGACATTATGTCAGATGGGATGAAAAAAGTGGGATGTCAAGCTATGGGAGCCGCGTTACTAGAAGTAATTTAA
- a CDS encoding MAPEG family protein: MLLEPSIITVLTLIVYFVITLNVGRARFKYGVKPPATTGDPNFERALRVQQNTLEQLVFFLPLLWIFSYYISPRWGLILGAIWLVGRILYAWGYYQAPEKRGPGFAISSLASLALLVGAIAGLVLSARQLFNVT; this comes from the coding sequence ATGCTGTTAGAGCCAAGTATCATTACTGTTTTGACCCTCATAGTTTATTTTGTGATTACTCTCAACGTTGGTAGAGCCAGATTTAAGTATGGGGTCAAACCTCCAGCTACCACGGGCGATCCGAATTTTGAACGAGCGCTAAGAGTTCAACAGAATACCCTAGAACAACTGGTATTTTTTCTACCTCTACTGTGGATCTTCTCCTACTATATTAGTCCCAGATGGGGTTTAATTTTAGGCGCAATCTGGCTAGTGGGAAGAATACTCTACGCTTGGGGTTATTATCAAGCACCAGAAAAACGAGGTCCCGGTTTTGCGATTAGTTCTTTAGCGAGTCTCGCTTTATTGGTAGGTGCGATCGCCGGATTGGTTTTATCTGCTCGTCAATTATTCAATGTTACCTAG